The following are from one region of the Oryzias latipes chromosome 12, ASM223467v1 genome:
- the gtf3c4 gene encoding general transcription factor 3C polypeptide 4 yields the protein MAAASLPKAAKDEPQIMIKTEPEYADNHDLLTAGHVPTKRDPVVPLTSPVSGQQPLAWSPDHRLSVCTASSLSVMEQLCDVHSNKQHLMLLRTSIPVPAEPVKMRVGPSAELAEAMKKFSTHPDLTLRQAFLTDRVIHPSVGSHKGIKYASWSPLGCDATGRCLLACLTLENRLTIHHNSKRLEWNLLVDLTQKYGELLIERGYAKKDRPTEANLLDFEEFQRRFRMQTPVRMEWSSTYTFKQVQPDNTCVDVEMVLLAVLMENGDLVLWKFLLPFTDGEDVLFLDLIESGVTRPSDLAWWEYKYEDRQMSGLIIGSEEGPLKIFPVPLKSVKGYFTLRHPVILWKECDNIAVDNIRCVPLMHPVHKASCSLIVASRGCYIFWCLLVVSTAGMNVFNSHIAGLHSLSVVSLTVDRQSMDFYCCSMDGWIKKLTPMFQGNSLTFKQEDMPRLENLTGRRIHGIAVSPNGAYIALLSTQGFVGKHHPINRTYQVHFVTLKSAEAATELLLKSPSQNLYKMMDLLDLVRWHVLKSSCIPMWLQEALDQKLQEADVPYLWRFQLFLVRVLYQTVQSPRGSNIWKPQPREAQIAEGNAEEGVREEGEAAQTGACECGPVKQVKEEEQRATLQASIHAAEAHLLRENMKKVLGVVYLNTSVGQNTSIPTCGLMEYLSRGVNDRASEVLIGHIKNKMNKQAFSERCALCQAVLPFTDHKDATCGNGHLWHRCVLSYQACQTLTFRRCLLLDSIARLPEPEDPEWIKKILQAPCMLCDSPLMEN from the exons ATGGCTGCCGCCTCTCTGCCCAAAGCAGCAAAAGATGAACCCCAAATTATGATCAAAACTGAACCAGAATACGCGGATAATCATGATTTACTCACTGCTGGGCACGTCCCAACTAAGCGAGACCCGGTAGTCCCTCTGACGTCGCCGGTAAGTGGGCAGCAGCCCCTCGCCTGGTCGCCGGATCACCGCCTGTCAGTGTGTACCGCCAGTTCCCTGTCGGTGATGGAGCAGCTGTGTGATGTTCACAGCAACAAACAGCATCTGATGCTGCTCCGGACGTCCATCCCTGTCCCGGCCGAGCCAGTCAAAATGCGG GTGGGACCATCAGCAGAGCTGGCTGAAGCGATGAAGAAGTTCTCCACTCACCCTGACCTCACACTGAGGCAGGCATTTCTGACCGACAGAGTGATCCATCCGTCGGTTGGCTCCCACAAAGGAATAAAGTATGCAAGTTGGTCGCCTTTAGGTTGTGACGCCACCGGACGCTGTCTCCTTGCTTGTTTAACACTTGAAAACAGGCTTACCATCCATCATAACAGTAAGCGCCTAGAGTGGAACTTGCTGGTCGATCTCACCCAAAAGTACGGTGAGCTGCTGATAGAGCGAGGCTACGCCAAGAAAGACAGGCCGACCGAGGCCAACCTGTTGGACTTTGAGGAGTTTCAGCGGCGTTTCCGCATGCAGACGCCTGTGAGGATGGAGTGGTCAAGCACGTACACGTTCAAGCAGGTTCAACCGGATAACACCTGCGTGGATGTGGAGATGGTCCTCCTCGCCGTGTTGATGGAAAACGGTGACCTTGTTTTGTGGAAATTCTTGCTGCCCTTTACGGATGGCGAGGATGTGTTGTTTTTGGACCTCATTGAGTCCGGCGTGACGCGGCCCAGTGACTTGGCGTGGTGGGAGTACAAATATGAGGATCGTCAGATGAGCGGACTGATCATTGGCAGCGAGGAAGGGCCTCTTAAGATCTTTCCCGTCCCCCTTAAAAGCGTGAAAGGCTACTTCACCCTCAGACACCCAGTCATCCTGTGGAAAGAATGTGACAATATCGCAGTTGACAACATCCGGTGCGTTCCGCTGATGCATCCGGTCCATAAAGCTAGCTGCAGCCTGATCGTGGCGTCTCGAGGCTGCTACATTTTCTGGTGTTTGCTTGTGGTTTCAACCGCCGGGATGAATGTGTTCAACTCTCACATAGCAGGACTCCACTCGCTCTCTGTGGTGTCTCTGACGGTCGATCGACAGAGCATGGACTTCTACTGCTGTTCCATGGATGGCTGGATTAAAAAACTGACCCCGATGTTTCAGGGGAACTCTCTGACGTTCAAGCAGGAAGACATGCCGCGACTTGAGAACCTCACCGGCAGACGGATCCACGGGATAGCGGTGAGCCCCAACGGAGCATACATTGCTCTTCTTAGCACCCAGGGTTTCGTTGGTAAACATCACCCCATCAACAGGACTTACCAGGTCCACTTTGTGACTCTGAAATCAGCAGAGGCTGCTACAGAGCTGCTGTTAAAGTCCCCCTCTCAGAACTTGTATAAAATGATGGACCTGCTGGACTTGGTGAGGTGGCACGTTCTCAAAAGCAGTTGCATTCCCATGTGGCTGCAAGAGGCGCTGGATCAGAAACTCCAGGAGGCAGATGTACCCTACTTGTGGCGCTTCCAGCTCTTCTTGGTACGTGTATTGTACCAGACGGTACAATCTCCTCGTGGCAGTAATATCTGGAAACCTCAACCCAGGGAAGCCCAGATCGCTGAAGGAAATGCGGAGGAAGGCGTCAGAGAAGAGGGTGAGGCTGCGCAAACAGGAGCATGTGAGTGTGGACCAGTCAAAcaggtgaaggaggaggagcagagggctACGCTGCAGGCCAGCATCCACGCAGCCGAGGCCCACCTGTTGAGGGAGAATATGAAGAAAGTGTTGGGGGTGGTGTACCTCAACACCTCCGTCGGACAAAACACCAGCATCCCCACCTGCGGCCTGATGGAGTATCTTTCTAGAGGTGTGAACGACCGAGCGTCAGAG GTGCTGATCGGCCACATcaagaataaaatgaataagCAGGCGTTCTCTGAGCGCTGCGCCCTCTGTCAGGCCGTGCTGCCCTTCACCGACCACAAAGACGCCACGTGTGGAAATGGACACTTGTGGCACAG GTGTGTGTTGTCATACCAGGCCTGCCAAACGCTGACGTTCAGACGCTGCCTCCTGCTGGATAGCATCGCCAGACTGCCAGAGCCTGAGG atccAGAGTGGATAAAGAAGATCCTGCAGGCGCCCTGCATGCTCTGTGATTCACCGCTGATGGAGAACTGA